From the genome of Blautia pseudococcoides, one region includes:
- a CDS encoding VanZ family protein — MKNKTKRKIKAAGTVLFLIYILALIYFLFFAERFSGVEFAQREYHYNLTPFQEIRRFWIYKEQLGVFAVVSNLFGNVIGFVPFGLILPIICRNARGFFFITFSGFALSLCVETIQLITKLGCFDVDDMILNTTGAAFGYILFAVSHFIYRKNRRKQHGKETL, encoded by the coding sequence TTGAAAAATAAAACAAAAAGGAAAATTAAAGCGGCAGGAACTGTTTTGTTCCTGATTTATATACTTGCGCTTATTTATTTCCTGTTTTTCGCGGAGCGGTTCAGCGGTGTGGAGTTTGCCCAGAGGGAATACCACTACAACCTGACTCCATTTCAGGAAATTAGAAGATTTTGGATATACAAAGAGCAGCTTGGAGTTTTTGCAGTGGTATCTAATCTGTTTGGTAATGTAATAGGTTTTGTTCCTTTTGGCCTGATCCTTCCCATCATATGCAGAAATGCAAGGGGATTCTTTTTTATCACTTTTTCCGGTTTTGCACTGAGCCTTTGCGTGGAAACCATACAGCTTATCACTAAGCTGGGATGCTTTGATGTGGATGATATGATTTTGAATACAACTGGCGCGGCATTTGGATATATTCTTTTTGCTGTCAGCCATTTTATATATAGAAAAAACAGGAGGAAACAGCATGGCAAAGAAACGCTATAA
- a CDS encoding aminopeptidase yields MSRDTFLEERFELVKGRIREMRQDMDVPERFCGFFKEMTTYLNYVLTLHEKIREGWLEHAALSELQKNNEELYAGILPGAYETSYTNPAYAVRMLSEDYGRLLSFLAAEVRGIVAYAYEDRLFDMTVLMELYVQIYNLLEEPTVPAQEIKDTLYWYVSDYSEEMVGRRIREAVDPSLDFAVRIICGSDLTDIRYLYKYGEYVTENEISMAEYLNDFSEEEIKAMARTFTEGYRIGFINGRKDISKKNSVNIRYQLGFERMIKEAVCQFEEMGLKPVIYRSAVHAVNKKQHHRIGYYGAIPNKQLDYDHKDDSALYLDQEFVQRKLRVMQVAYEQVKELANTHGGPAVIETFGEKPFTPVSKKEAFSLTPHQQRLQVNYDNEAGQIVNRYIKGEERSFTIIAYPVCEIGPQFKEIFRDTVCLNTLDYGLYQDIQQKLINALDEGCKVRIKGRGSNQTDMTVRLHELENPEKQTNFENCAADVNIPVGEVFTSPVLGGTNGVLHVSGVYLDGLYYKDLKMTFRDGKVSDYICSNFSTEEENRDYMKENILFHHDMLPLGEFAIGTNTTAYVMAKKYHIEDILPILIAEKMGPHFAVGDTCYSWSEDTAVYNPDGKEIIARDNEVSILRRIDPGRAYFGCHTDITIPYEELGEITAVKKDGSLIPIIKDSRFVLKGTEELNRVLEEL; encoded by the coding sequence ATGAGTAGAGATACTTTTTTGGAGGAGCGTTTTGAACTGGTAAAAGGAAGGATCCGGGAGATGCGGCAGGACATGGATGTGCCGGAGAGGTTTTGTGGTTTTTTTAAAGAGATGACTACATACCTGAACTATGTGCTGACCCTTCACGAGAAGATCAGGGAGGGGTGGCTGGAACATGCCGCCCTTTCGGAACTGCAAAAAAACAATGAGGAGCTTTACGCAGGTATACTGCCCGGTGCCTATGAGACATCCTATACAAATCCGGCCTATGCGGTGCGTATGCTTTCAGAAGATTACGGCAGGCTCCTATCCTTTCTGGCAGCGGAGGTGCGCGGGATCGTGGCCTATGCGTATGAGGACCGTCTTTTTGATATGACGGTGCTCATGGAGCTGTATGTACAGATCTATAATCTGCTGGAGGAACCCACTGTGCCGGCACAGGAGATAAAAGATACACTGTACTGGTATGTGAGTGATTACAGTGAGGAGATGGTTGGGAGAAGAATCCGGGAAGCTGTGGACCCTTCTCTTGATTTTGCTGTGCGCATAATCTGCGGAAGTGACCTTACGGATATAAGGTATTTATATAAGTATGGGGAATACGTGACGGAGAACGAGATTTCCATGGCAGAATACCTGAATGATTTTTCGGAAGAAGAAATAAAGGCCATGGCCCGCACATTTACAGAAGGCTACAGAATTGGATTCATCAACGGAAGAAAAGATATCTCCAAAAAGAACAGTGTGAATATCCGTTATCAGCTTGGCTTTGAGCGTATGATAAAGGAAGCTGTCTGCCAGTTTGAAGAGATGGGGTTAAAGCCTGTGATCTACCGGAGCGCGGTTCATGCGGTGAATAAAAAACAGCACCACAGGATCGGCTATTACGGGGCAATTCCCAACAAGCAGCTGGATTATGACCACAAGGATGACTCAGCCCTTTATTTGGACCAGGAATTTGTGCAGCGGAAGCTGCGGGTCATGCAGGTGGCCTATGAGCAGGTGAAAGAGCTTGCCAATACCCACGGAGGTCCGGCTGTGATCGAGACCTTCGGTGAGAAGCCTTTTACACCTGTCAGCAAGAAAGAAGCCTTCTCCCTGACGCCGCACCAGCAGAGACTACAGGTAAATTATGACAATGAGGCAGGACAGATCGTGAACCGCTATATCAAGGGGGAAGAGCGCAGTTTCACCATAATTGCATATCCGGTGTGTGAAATAGGCCCACAGTTTAAGGAGATATTCCGGGATACCGTTTGTCTGAACACTCTTGACTATGGTCTTTATCAGGATATCCAGCAGAAGCTTATCAATGCCCTGGATGAAGGGTGTAAGGTCAGGATAAAAGGCAGAGGGTCTAACCAGACCGATATGACTGTGCGTCTGCACGAACTGGAAAATCCGGAAAAACAGACAAACTTTGAAAATTGTGCGGCAGACGTGAACATTCCTGTGGGTGAGGTTTTCACAAGCCCGGTCCTTGGGGGCACGAACGGCGTGCTTCACGTGTCGGGCGTGTATCTGGACGGCCTGTACTACAAGGATTTGAAGATGACTTTTCGGGATGGAAAAGTATCAGATTATATTTGCAGCAATTTTTCCACGGAGGAGGAGAACAGGGATTATATGAAAGAAAATATCCTGTTCCACCATGATATGCTGCCCCTGGGGGAATTTGCCATAGGCACCAACACCACTGCGTATGTGATGGCAAAGAAATATCATATCGAAGATATCCTGCCCATCCTCATTGCGGAGAAGATGGGCCCCCATTTTGCGGTGGGTGATACCTGCTACAGCTGGTCTGAAGATACGGCGGTGTACAATCCTGACGGAAAAGAGATAATTGCCAGGGATAATGAAGTGTCTATCCTCAGAAGGATTGACCCGGGCAGAGCATATTTCGGATGCCATACAGATATCACCATTCCCTATGAGGAGCTGGGGGAGATCACTGCTGTGAAAAAAGACGGAAGTCTGATACCGATCATAAAAGACAGCCGGTTTGTACTGAAGGGAACAGAGGAACTAAACCGGGTATTGGAAGAATTATAG
- a CDS encoding dihydroorotate dehydrogenase: protein MNTKVNLAGVELKNPVMTASGTFGSGAEYSEFVELSRLGAVVTKGVASVPWPGNPTPRIAETSCGMLNAIGLQNPGIDVFCQRDIPFLKKYDTKIIVNVCGKSTEEYCEVVERLADEEVDMLEINISCPNVKEGGIAFGQDPKAVEAITREVKKYAKQPIIMKLSPNVTDITEMARAAQAGGADVLSLINTLTGMKIDINKRTFALANKTGGMSGPCLKPVAVRMVYQVARAVKLPIIGMGGICNAEDALEFILAGATAVSIGTANFTNPYATVETVQGIEAYMKKNKIEDIQSLIGVVE, encoded by the coding sequence ATGAATACAAAAGTAAATCTGGCCGGTGTGGAACTGAAAAATCCGGTTATGACAGCATCCGGAACTTTTGGTTCCGGGGCGGAATACAGTGAGTTTGTAGAACTGAGCCGTCTGGGCGCTGTTGTGACAAAAGGCGTTGCCAGTGTGCCCTGGCCCGGAAACCCCACACCGCGTATTGCGGAGACTTCCTGCGGAATGTTAAACGCCATTGGACTGCAGAATCCCGGGATTGATGTATTCTGCCAGAGAGACATTCCCTTTCTGAAAAAATATGATACAAAAATCATTGTCAATGTATGCGGCAAGAGCACAGAGGAATACTGTGAAGTAGTGGAGCGTCTGGCTGATGAAGAAGTGGATATGCTGGAGATCAATATTTCCTGTCCTAATGTAAAAGAGGGCGGCATTGCGTTCGGACAGGATCCCAAAGCAGTGGAGGCTATCACAAGAGAAGTTAAGAAATACGCCAAACAGCCCATCATCATGAAGCTTAGCCCGAATGTTACGGATATTACGGAGATGGCAAGAGCAGCCCAGGCAGGCGGCGCGGATGTGCTTTCCCTGATCAATACCCTGACAGGCATGAAGATAGATATCAATAAGAGAACCTTCGCTCTGGCAAACAAAACCGGAGGTATGTCGGGACCTTGTTTAAAACCAGTTGCTGTCCGCATGGTCTATCAGGTAGCCCGCGCGGTGAAGCTGCCCATTATCGGTATGGGCGGTATCTGTAATGCGGAGGATGCCCTGGAATTCATCTTGGCCGGTGCCACAGCCGTGTCCATAGGAACTGCCAACTTCACCAACCCATATGCAACGGTGGAGACTGTGCAGGGGATTGAAGCGTATATGAAGAAAAATAAAATTGAGGATATTCAATCCCTGATAGGTGTGGTAGAATAA
- a CDS encoding HD domain-containing protein, with protein MEDRLKKQMEFMLEVDKSKFVRRQTYLSDGIRRENDAEHSWHLALMAALLSEHANETIDVARTMLMVLIHDIVEIDAGDTYAYDDAGHMDKREREVKAANRIFGLLPKDQAEKMMDLWEEFETFETPEAKFAHSLDCVQPLMLNDATDGKSWREHEIKKSQVMKRNAKTAQGSEKLMEYVNGILDKNVDKGNLKDE; from the coding sequence ATGGAAGATAGACTGAAAAAACAAATGGAATTTATGCTGGAGGTGGACAAGAGTAAATTTGTACGCCGCCAGACCTATTTATCAGACGGGATCCGCAGGGAGAATGATGCGGAGCACTCCTGGCATCTGGCGCTGATGGCAGCCCTTTTATCAGAACATGCCAATGAGACCATAGATGTGGCCAGGACCATGCTTATGGTTCTGATCCATGATATTGTAGAGATAGATGCAGGGGATACTTATGCCTATGACGATGCCGGTCATATGGATAAACGGGAGCGTGAAGTCAAGGCGGCGAACCGCATCTTCGGGCTTCTGCCAAAAGACCAGGCGGAAAAAATGATGGATTTGTGGGAGGAGTTTGAGACATTTGAGACTCCGGAGGCAAAATTTGCCCACTCTCTTGACTGCGTGCAGCCCCTTATGCTCAATGATGCCACAGACGGCAAGTCCTGGAGAGAGCATGAAATAAAAAAATCACAGGTCATGAAAAGAAACGCGAAAACAGCCCAGGGTTCTGAAAAACTGATGGAATATGTGAACGGGATCCTTGACAAAAATGTGGATAAAGGAAACCTGAAAGATGAGTAG
- a CDS encoding GGDEF domain-containing protein, with protein sequence MREKGIRGIWRWILIFTAVFMAVLLVLTALQAGPMDFSEKNSSVYKWDTGWHYNAKDGAEQTCRVPSRISISEGSFILRQRVPDFLEQEKYLGFLNHYQQVEVFIDGESRFRYTEEQTGRFRSMMGNTLCMIKLNREDAGKDIAIRFEVFFRDMQGQIPVIYLDSRESLFLHFWMQEQPKLIFCLVLLVLSAGLFLLWLLLRVREEVRVSSVFHAWVFILVSALWILTDSRITIFFIPWPRFICLLSFYAFYMIPIPMLSFIGEVCGRKSAMLDWMRTILACNVLVQSLLYLAGVCKLMHMLPITHVLYGAAIICSVLYMAKELRSSKAQYAKIFFAGVFFLMLMAAVSLLSFYTGVGSRYAMYYQLGLMGFMCALICMTIRQVNEILEDRTGDRILEELAYMDIMTKLGNRSAYEIRLQKLQETMTPGQELSVVMADLNGLKKVNDTLGHKAGDEMIRGCAKCLQEAFCGFGEIYRIGGDEFLVLLGHLQSIRTWEANLKDAQEKYNSEHKVKISIAAGLATGRKAGASDQWLHELIGQADKNMYENKKNSRE encoded by the coding sequence GTGAGGGAAAAAGGGATCAGAGGGATCTGGCGCTGGATTTTGATTTTTACGGCTGTGTTCATGGCAGTGCTGCTTGTTCTTACCGCACTGCAGGCAGGGCCTATGGACTTTTCGGAAAAAAACAGCAGTGTATATAAGTGGGATACAGGCTGGCATTATAATGCAAAGGATGGTGCAGAACAGACATGCCGGGTGCCGTCCAGGATCAGCATCAGCGAAGGCAGTTTTATCCTCCGCCAGAGGGTACCGGACTTTTTGGAGCAGGAAAAGTACCTGGGATTTTTAAACCATTACCAGCAGGTGGAGGTTTTTATTGACGGTGAGAGCAGATTCCGGTATACAGAGGAGCAGACGGGACGGTTCCGCAGTATGATGGGAAATACACTGTGCATGATAAAGCTTAACAGGGAGGACGCCGGAAAAGACATAGCGATCAGGTTTGAAGTTTTTTTTAGGGATATGCAGGGCCAGATACCTGTGATCTACCTGGACAGCAGAGAGAGTCTGTTTTTGCACTTCTGGATGCAGGAGCAGCCCAAGCTGATCTTTTGTCTGGTGCTCCTGGTGCTGAGTGCAGGACTTTTCCTTTTGTGGCTCCTTTTGAGAGTCAGGGAGGAGGTACGGGTATCCAGTGTGTTCCATGCTTGGGTCTTTATTCTGGTATCAGCCCTGTGGATCCTCACGGATTCCAGAATCACCATATTTTTCATTCCTTGGCCCCGGTTTATCTGTCTTTTATCCTTTTACGCGTTTTATATGATTCCGATTCCCATGCTTTCCTTCATCGGTGAAGTATGCGGCAGAAAGTCGGCTATGCTGGACTGGATGAGGACAATTCTGGCCTGCAATGTACTGGTGCAGAGCCTTCTGTACCTGGCCGGGGTATGTAAGCTGATGCATATGCTGCCAATTACCCATGTGCTCTATGGGGCAGCTATAATCTGTTCGGTCCTCTACATGGCAAAGGAGCTTAGGAGCAGCAAAGCCCAGTATGCCAAGATCTTTTTTGCGGGAGTGTTTTTTCTAATGCTTATGGCAGCCGTATCTCTGCTTTCTTTTTATACAGGAGTGGGAAGCAGATATGCCATGTATTATCAGCTTGGCCTTATGGGATTCATGTGCGCACTGATCTGCATGACCATACGGCAGGTCAATGAGATCCTGGAGGACAGGACCGGGGACAGGATCTTGGAGGAACTGGCGTATATGGATATTATGACAAAGCTGGGAAACCGTTCCGCCTATGAGATACGCCTGCAAAAGCTGCAGGAGACCATGACTCCGGGGCAGGAGTTGTCAGTAGTCATGGCGGATTTGAACGGCCTGAAGAAAGTGAACGATACCCTGGGACACAAAGCAGGGGACGAGATGATCAGGGGATGTGCCAAATGTCTGCAGGAGGCGTTCTGCGGCTTTGGGGAGATATATAGGATCGGGGGAGATGAGTTCCTGGTCCTGCTGGGGCATCTGCAGAGCATCCGGACCTGGGAGGCTAATCTGAAGGATGCCCAGGAGAAATACAATTCTGAGCATAAAGTAAAAATTTCTATCGCGGCAGGACTGGCCACAGGCAGGAAAGCGGGAGCGTCAGATCAATGGCTGCATGAGCTGATCGGGCAGGCGGATAAGAATATGTATGAAAATAAAAAAAACAGCAGGGAATAA
- a CDS encoding dihydroorotase yields MNILIRNGRIIDPATKTDEISDLYIEGGKVKKTGKGLKPKDKTDKVIDASGCYVMPGLIDLHVHLRDPGLTYKEDIVSGSKAAARGGFTTILAMPNTKPVIDSADRVKYVQNKAKELSPIHVMQIGAITKGQAGEELADIEEMIEQGVPAISEDGKSVMNARLYKNAMGIAAKYDVPVFAHCEDRNIVGKGCVNEDEHSRKMGLPGISNAVEDIIAARDIILAKETGAKLHLCHCSTKESVRMVELAKKEGIKVTGEVCPHHFTLTSDDVDPNDANYKMNPPLRTKEDRDALICGLKNDIMDVISTDHAPHSREEKTMPITRAPFGIVGLETSVALTITELVDKGILTPMQMAEKMSYNPAKIIGLDRGSLEEGKAADVTIIDPDAEYVIDSMTFLSKGKNTPFHGRRVKGLVKATICNGKIAYIQDGMTR; encoded by the coding sequence ATGAATATTTTGATCAGGAACGGACGTATCATCGATCCGGCAACAAAAACAGACGAGATAAGCGACCTCTATATAGAGGGCGGCAAGGTTAAAAAGACAGGCAAGGGCTTAAAGCCCAAGGACAAGACAGATAAGGTCATTGATGCTTCGGGCTGTTATGTGATGCCCGGTCTCATTGACCTGCATGTACATCTGCGTGACCCGGGGCTGACATATAAAGAAGATATTGTATCCGGATCCAAGGCAGCGGCCAGGGGCGGATTTACCACCATTCTTGCCATGCCCAACACCAAGCCGGTCATCGACAGTGCGGACCGTGTGAAATATGTGCAGAATAAAGCGAAGGAATTGTCACCCATCCATGTGATGCAGATCGGTGCCATAACAAAAGGCCAGGCCGGTGAAGAACTGGCGGATATTGAGGAGATGATCGAGCAGGGAGTGCCTGCCATCAGCGAGGACGGCAAGTCCGTTATGAATGCCAGATTATATAAGAACGCAATGGGGATCGCAGCGAAATACGATGTCCCGGTGTTTGCCCACTGTGAGGACCGGAATATTGTGGGGAAAGGCTGCGTCAATGAGGACGAGCATTCCAGAAAGATGGGACTGCCGGGAATCAGCAATGCGGTGGAGGACATCATTGCGGCAAGAGATATCATTCTGGCAAAAGAGACAGGGGCAAAGCTCCATCTGTGCCACTGCTCCACCAAGGAGAGCGTCCGCATGGTAGAACTTGCAAAAAAAGAGGGGATCAAAGTGACAGGTGAGGTCTGCCCGCACCATTTTACACTGACCTCTGACGATGTGGACCCCAATGATGCCAACTATAAAATGAACCCGCCCCTGCGCACCAAAGAGGACAGGGATGCACTGATCTGCGGTCTGAAGAATGATATCATGGACGTGATCAGCACAGACCATGCGCCCCACAGCCGCGAGGAGAAAACCATGCCTATCACCAGAGCACCGTTTGGTATTGTAGGGCTGGAGACATCCGTTGCCCTTACGATCACAGAACTGGTGGACAAAGGGATCCTGACCCCTATGCAGATGGCTGAGAAAATGAGCTACAACCCGGCCAAGATCATTGGTCTGGACAGAGGTTCCCTGGAAGAGGGAAAAGCGGCGGATGTGACCATCATCGACCCGGATGCGGAATATGTCATAGACTCTATGACATTTCTGTCAAAAGGAAAGAACACCCCATTCCACGGACGCAGGGTCAAAGGTCTGGTAAAAGCCACGATCTGTAACGGTAAGATCGCCTATATCCAGGATGGTATGACCAGATGA
- the pyrF gene encoding orotidine-5'-phosphate decarboxylase, giving the protein MINKLTEKIRKTHAPIVVGLDPMLNYIPKHIQEAAFKACGETLEGAAEAIWQFNKEIVDATYDLIPAVKPQIAMYEQFGIPGLMAFKKTVDYCKEKDLVVIGDIKRGDIGSTSAAYAAGHIGKVQVGSKEYAGFDEDFVTVNPYLGSDGVNPFIDVCKKEKKGLFILVKTSNPSSGEFQDQLVNGRPLYELVGQKVAEWGQECMGDTYSYIGAVVGATYPEMGKILRRIMPKAYILVPGYGAQGGQGKDLVHFFNEDGLGAIVNSSRGIIAAYKQEKYAKMGEADFADASRKAVEDMIADIDGALQAAK; this is encoded by the coding sequence ATGATAAATAAACTTACAGAGAAAATCAGAAAGACCCACGCACCTATTGTGGTGGGTCTGGATCCTATGCTTAATTATATTCCTAAACACATCCAGGAGGCAGCATTCAAAGCGTGCGGTGAGACGCTGGAAGGTGCAGCCGAAGCGATCTGGCAGTTCAACAAGGAAATTGTGGATGCCACTTATGATCTGATCCCTGCAGTAAAACCACAGATCGCCATGTATGAACAGTTTGGCATTCCGGGCCTTATGGCTTTCAAAAAGACAGTGGATTACTGTAAGGAAAAAGACCTGGTGGTCATCGGAGATATCAAACGCGGTGATATCGGTTCCACTTCTGCGGCTTACGCTGCCGGACATATCGGCAAAGTACAGGTGGGCAGCAAGGAATATGCCGGGTTTGACGAAGATTTTGTGACAGTGAATCCTTATCTGGGTTCCGATGGGGTGAACCCATTCATTGATGTGTGTAAGAAAGAGAAAAAGGGCCTTTTCATTCTGGTGAAGACCTCCAATCCTTCCAGCGGTGAGTTCCAGGATCAGCTTGTAAACGGAAGGCCTCTCTACGAACTGGTCGGCCAGAAAGTGGCAGAGTGGGGACAGGAATGCATGGGTGACACCTACAGCTATATCGGCGCTGTGGTAGGTGCCACTTATCCGGAGATGGGAAAAATCCTCCGCCGCATTATGCCGAAAGCCTATATTCTGGTACCGGGATACGGTGCGCAGGGCGGACAGGGAAAAGATCTGGTGCACTTCTTTAATGAAGACGGTCTGGGAGCTATCGTCAATTCATCCCGTGGCATTATAGCTGCCTACAAGCAGGAAAAATATGCAAAGATGGGCGAGGCTGACTTTGCAGATGCTTCCCGCAAGGCAGTGGAAGATATGATCGCAGATATCGACGGCGCCCTGCAGGCTGCAAAATAA
- a CDS encoding DUF6142 family protein has translation MAKKRYKYSFTKKRHTRGGVESSILALVSGLLFLGAAVCALALNGQGGMYLGALGILALGLSVFGFVLGLKSFSEQNRAFLYSKVGSVANGVLMVIWIALFLVGIS, from the coding sequence ATGGCAAAGAAACGCTATAAATATTCATTTACGAAAAAAAGACATACCAGAGGTGGAGTGGAATCCTCTATCCTGGCGCTGGTGTCCGGCCTGCTGTTTTTGGGAGCAGCCGTCTGTGCCCTTGCACTGAACGGACAGGGAGGCATGTATCTGGGAGCACTTGGAATCCTGGCTCTCGGTTTGTCAGTATTTGGGTTTGTTCTGGGACTGAAAAGTTTTTCCGAACAGAATCGTGCATTTCTTTACAGCAAGGTTGGCTCTGTGGCCAATGGTGTGCTGATGGTCATTTGGATCGCACTTTTTCTGGTAGGAATCTCATAG
- a CDS encoding dihydroorotate dehydrogenase electron transfer subunit, which produces MAKAKITSTVLKQEKLAEGVYSMWLAADEIAAVSVPGQFISIYSNDKSRMLPRPISLCEIDREAGSLRIVYRAVGKGTEEFSNACAGDTLDILGPLGNGFPMEEIKGKHVLMIGGGIGVPPMLQTAKEAEADVTIISGYRNADLFLEKELEAAGRLFIATEDGSVGTKGNVMDAIRENKIEPDVILACGPTPMLRALKAYADEKNITCYISLEEKMACGIGACLACVCQSKEVDGHSHVHNKRICKDGPVFLSTEVEL; this is translated from the coding sequence ATGGCAAAAGCAAAGATAACAAGTACAGTGTTAAAACAGGAAAAGCTGGCAGAAGGTGTGTACAGTATGTGGCTTGCGGCTGATGAGATTGCCGCAGTTTCCGTACCGGGACAGTTTATCTCAATCTACAGCAATGACAAAAGCAGGATGCTCCCCCGCCCCATCAGTCTGTGTGAAATAGACAGGGAGGCGGGAAGCCTAAGGATCGTATACAGAGCCGTGGGAAAGGGGACAGAAGAGTTTTCAAATGCCTGTGCAGGCGACACCCTGGATATCCTTGGCCCTCTGGGAAACGGTTTTCCTATGGAAGAGATCAAGGGTAAACATGTGCTTATGATAGGCGGGGGTATCGGTGTGCCTCCTATGCTGCAGACAGCAAAGGAGGCGGAGGCGGACGTTACCATTATATCCGGTTACCGGAATGCGGACCTCTTTCTTGAGAAAGAACTGGAGGCAGCGGGCAGGCTTTTTATTGCTACAGAGGATGGAAGCGTGGGCACCAAGGGAAATGTCATGGATGCGATCCGTGAGAACAAAATAGAACCGGACGTTATCCTTGCCTGCGGCCCCACTCCCATGCTGCGGGCGCTAAAGGCTTATGCGGATGAGAAGAATATAACATGCTACATTTCTCTTGAAGAGAAGATGGCATGTGGAATCGGTGCCTGCCTGGCATGTGTCTGTCAGTCAAAGGAAGTGGACGGGCATTCCCATGTGCATAATAAACGAATCTGCAAGGATGGCCCGGTATTTTTGAGCACGGAGGTAGAGCTTTGA
- a CDS encoding cold-shock protein: MNKGTVKWFNAEKGYGFITGEDGQDVFVHFSAINGDGFKSLEEGQAVSYDLTEGARGMQAANVEKL, from the coding sequence ATGAACAAGGGAACTGTAAAATGGTTTAATGCAGAAAAAGGCTACGGATTCATCACAGGTGAAGACGGACAGGATGTATTCGTACACTTCTCCGCTATCAATGGAGATGGTTTTAAATCCCTGGAAGAAGGACAGGCTGTATCTTATGATTTAACTGAAGGCGCTCGTGGAATGCAGGCAGCTAACGTAGAAAAATTATAA
- the pyrE gene encoding orotate phosphoribosyltransferase, with protein MEAYKQEFIEFMVDCQVLKFGDFVTKSGRNTPFFVNTGFYRTGAQLRKLGEYYARAIADKFGFDFDVLFGPAYKGIPLTVAATMAISEFYGKDIRYCSNRKEVKDHGDKGILLGSPITDGDKVVIIEDVTTAGTSIAETLPIIRAQGDVSPIGLVVSVDRMERGQGEKSALKEIEEKYGLATTAIVTMEEVVEHLYNKEYKGNVIIDDKMKAAIDAYYEKYGVKE; from the coding sequence ATGGAAGCGTACAAACAGGAATTTATTGAATTTATGGTGGACTGCCAGGTGCTGAAATTCGGAGACTTCGTCACAAAGAGCGGACGGAATACCCCGTTTTTCGTAAACACCGGATTTTATAGAACAGGAGCACAGCTTCGCAAGCTGGGAGAATACTATGCCAGAGCCATTGCGGACAAGTTCGGATTTGACTTTGATGTACTGTTCGGACCGGCCTACAAAGGAATACCGCTGACAGTGGCTGCGACCATGGCGATCAGTGAGTTTTACGGTAAGGATATTCGTTACTGTTCCAACAGGAAGGAAGTTAAGGACCATGGGGACAAGGGGATCCTTCTGGGAAGTCCCATTACAGACGGCGATAAGGTGGTCATCATCGAGGACGTGACAACCGCAGGAACCTCCATTGCTGAGACACTTCCCATTATCCGGGCACAGGGTGATGTAAGCCCCATCGGCCTTGTGGTTTCTGTGGACCGCATGGAGCGGGGACAGGGCGAGAAGAGCGCACTCAAAGAGATAGAAGAAAAGTACGGCCTTGCAACAACTGCCATTGTAACTATGGAGGAGGTTGTGGAGCACCTGTACAACAAAGAATACAAAGGAAACGTTATCATTGATGATAAGATGAAAGCGGCCATTGATGCATATTATGAGAAATATGGCGTAAAAGAATAA